The stretch of DNA GAATCTCAGGATGCACAGTTTACGGTAAAAAGAATTTTGTTTTCTATCCCTATTTTAATTGGTAGTTTATCGCCTAATTCAATTTGGttgtaattgattttttattttgctttAGGAATCAGTCGGACCAGATAATATCCCTGGATTTGAGAAGGTCCAGCAATTGGCTGATTATTTAGTGGATTTACGTCAATGTCCGGTTCTGACTAACGTACAGGCGAGGAAAATTGTATCTCTATGGAACAACCTCGATCCATACGACAAGAAATCCACAAAATTCTCTCCACGACATAAGACGAAATTAACCCAGGGCAGATTCAAAGTGTCAAAAACAAACGTTTTGCCTGGTGTTGAAAGTACAAGAAGGTATTTAGTTAATATTAATCATTATTTCGATTTAAGCCACAAATGAAGCATTTTCCCTAATATATAACCAATTTTCGGTAACcattatttttgaaaacttgttTAAGGTGTTTTATTGGCGAGAATGGTAGTCCTGCCCAGTGGCCCGACTGTAATCGATACGTCGAGGCATTAATCTCACGTCTCTGCGACCTGCATCCAGGAATGACTCGAACCAAATCAGGCACGACTCAACGTTGGACTTTGGTGATGAAAACATATAGATCAATTAGAGATAAAGTCATGAGCAACGGGCTGGTTGTAAATGGTTGTAATATACAACTGGTCGAGATAAATAACACGACTTTAAGTCAGTGGTAAGTTTTAGATTGCACATTCGTAGATATCTCCTCAATTGATTTTCCTCAAACTACCCAGTATCACGAGTGATATACAAACATCTTTACAGATGAAtaagaaatgtaatgaatttttatgatttttttttctttttcttcaaagGTACAACAAACGTTCCAAAAGAAAAGAAACCGTAGTGCTACAGCAAGGGATAACGTTGCCGACGCCACCACTGACGACAGATACAATTCGTGATGCAGTATTGAGACAGGCGATTCCGATACCTCCTCCCACCGCTcagcattttcaattcaataaccCGGAAAATGATGCTGGGAAAGCGAAAACAAGAGACTCTGGTGTAAATATACTGCCGAAGCAACCACCGCTGCCATTACACCTACCGGTAACCATTGTTCCGGCCGGACCATGTACAATGACTCCAGTTATTCAGAGCGTTCTATCGGTTCCATCCACTACGCAGTGGTATCGCAAACGACAACTTCACAAAGCTGAGAGCGGCGAATCAGTAAAGAAATATCGTGAGAGGAAAGGTCCAACCATATCCATAGCTAACATTgctaataaatttaatgagtACTTTGTAAACATCGGTAATAAGCTTGCCGAAAAGATAGGTTTGGGTACCGATGGGATTAGCATGAAAGTaactaaaaaaatttttgactTAATTAAAGATCCTCTCTGCCATGTTTTTAACATGAGTCTACAGACTGGAATTGTTCCGGACAAATTAAAAATCGCTAGAATTCGACCTTTATACAAAAGTCGTGACAAAGATAACTTTAATAATTACCGGCCCATCTCAATTTTGCCTTGCTTTTCAAAGATTCTTGAAAAAGTCGTGTACAACAGACTAATGTCTTATTGTGATAAATTTTCTAtcataaattcaaatcaattcggTTTTAGAAAGAATCACTCCTCTGCCATGGCAgtcatcaaaattattgatgaaatttcatataatcttgaaaataaaaatcccaCTATCGGTGTTTATTTGGACTTATCTAAAGCCTTTGATACAGTCAACCATGAAATATTATTgtcaaaattagatttttatggAATTAAAGGTCGCGCACTTTGCTGGtttagaaattatttggaaaaccgACAACAAACTGttcaaattgataattgtaaGTCTCAACTTTTGAATATATCTACTGGTGTGCCTCAAGGTTCCATTTTGGGACcgttactttttttaatatacgTAAATGACTGCGTTAATGTCagcaacattttgaaatttacgcTTTTTGCAGATGACACTAATGTCTTTGCGAGCGGTTCCGATATTCATCACCTTGCATTGACCGTGTCTAGTGAACTTGATAAACTAGCCACGTGGTTTTACGCTAATAAATTATCTTTAAACTTGCTAAAAACTCATTGCATGGTATTTGGCTCACAACTACCACTTAACATTTCGATTCAAATCAGCGGAATTAATATTGATCAAGTTCATAGCACAAATTTTTTGGGTATAAATATTGACGATAAACTTTCATGGATTGATCATATCAATAATGTTCAACGCAAGGTATCGAAGAGTATCAGTATGTTAAATAGATTAAAACGATTTTTACCTGAGAAAACTCTTATTCAATTGTATTTTAGTTTAGTGGAACCGTATTTAAGTTATTGTAACATAGTCTGGGCTCAAAATTTTAATGTCTATTTAGATTCATTATTACTACTTCAAAAACGTGCGGTTCGAATAATAACAAATTCATATTATTTAGAACATACTGATCCACTCTTTAAAAGACTGAAAATACTGAGAATTAaagaaatgaacaaattacAGTTAGGATGCTTCATGTTTAATTATAACAAATCCATGCTACCTGATTCTTTTAAtaactattttcaatttcgacaTGTACTCCACAATTATCAAACTCGTAGCCAAAACAATATGGAAATCCCTCGATTTCAAACTCGAAGAAATAAATTTTCGGTAAAGGTTTCTGGTCCAAAACTTTGGAATTCACTCGATTCAACTTTAAAGCAGTCGAAGAATGTTTatgtatttaaaaagaatttcaagcaGTATCTGTTAACGGGTCAATAGTAATTTAACATTTGTTTAATATGCGTTTATAGGTCGATCCGAAATTAACTTGTCATTATGgatgtgtgtgcgtgcgtgcgtgcgtgcgtgcgtatgCGTGAGTGTTGTGGTGCAGGGTTGTGtacatgtgtgtgtgtgcgtgcgtgtgttTGATTTCTATGGGCGCCAGGGCCATGTTTTATGGATATAAGTTTGTAACTTCTCCTGGTGTCCATCGACTTGAATtacattattttattatattatcttgTTGTAATATTCTAGTGTAATTTAATTCgtgaataaagaataaataataatatgtcGGAAATGTCGAGCAGTTCGGGGGCCTGACCATAAACAATATTACGGAAGTTGGTATTGCCCCTCGACTGAAACAGAACAATTTGAGACCTGGCTTCAGTCTTTACCAGCTtataaaaaacgaaaattgtgatgatgtaaataatgtttatatatatattcatgtgatctctgaaaataaaacttcttcataaatagaattaattaatgcTAATGATACCAgtacaaaaatgttaattgtaTAGAGCATATCTGTTAtttaaaaaagtttaaaaattaaaaaaaaaaaacaaccaaaACAAGTTTTTAATGCTGCCTGGACTGTGTCCAGAAGATCCCAAGCCCTTATGAAAAGCAGAGGGGAGACTATTTGGTTGATGgtaaaaaacaaaagaaaaatatggagcaaatttaataaataaattaattagtaaatgtatcaaagttttttgtttcattttgtagTTAGGTACCGGTACATATATGGGATtcgaaataaataatgaattaggAAATGTAGAGGTTTGTTAATTCTGTTTCAATTTTCAGTAGGTATATATGGGATTCGAGTTCAAAATCGGAACAGTGTACATTCAACATGACTTCTTTTCGAGTTAACTACCTTTGAACATTCCCCATTTAGTTAACTTTTAGTTCGAGTATATGTGTGTTGGGGGCGCGGGTTGACCTAGAAGATTGCGGGGGATTTTTTGCGCTGAGTCAGGTTCGAATTCCACTATTGACACGCAATAtcatttgatattattttatGACAGATATCGTCGACTGGCTGCCAATTGCCCTATTTACTCGCAATAGCTAATGATatgccattttttcatttagaaACCTCCATCAAGTACCGATAATAAGATGCAAGAAATCAGCACGTAGGAACGACTTTGTAATAGCGATCATAAAGTACGAAgttaaagaaaaaatgaaaccaTTTAATAAACTTAGATATCATTTACCTTTTATTTACTTTTCTAGATACACCAAATATACCGAAATGATAGATAAACATCAACCACAATCTAGATGCAGGACACGTCGAATATTCAAAGCCAGAATGAAATGTTCATTGGGAGACGCAAACTAAGGCAAATGTCAGAACATATACTTCATTTTTTGTTCGTTACCATACTTTTCCTGACATTTTTCATGACCAAGGCGAACACAAATATTATGATACATTGCATATCAGCAGACACCAATACTTAGTAATAGATTATAGAACTATCGAGATAGTAGAACGCAAGGTACTTAAAGATCAGGgaaatcaattattttccGTGCAAAACAATATGAAAACAGGACCTCGTGAGCACAGGACCTATGGATCTTAGTTCTTTTGAACTGTCGAGTTTCGCAAAAATAGTTACTTTTAAGTCGAttttatttcttcagtaattGATTTAGGGATTAATCCCTTTTGTGAAACTCGACCGAGGTCGCACACTTTATGACTTTGGCAATCTAGTATTCCTTAAGACACAGAATAACAAGATGTCACACGAATTGATGAATAAAGATAGTTATTTGTGGATATTTTAGTTCTTTAATCAGTTTGATTTATCTAACGCGAACGAAATTATGTTTGGCGATGTTTTACGAGTCGACGGCACAAGCCACATCACATTTGCACCAGAACCAATAGCGAGATGGTTATCGTCAATTTCACCTTCGCTCAACCAATCGGTCACTCTTACCACACCTATTTCGCTCTGAAATCGATTATACACCTGTCTGGTTCGAACAGAACAGTGGCGCTGATCACTTTTCCGATCGTACTCATTCTGGGTACGTTCGGCAACACGGCCGGTTTCCTGGTGATGAGTAGCCGAAGATTCAGACGATTTTCATACGCGAATTACTTGATGGTTTTGTCACTTGCCGATTTATTACAGTGTATCAGTTTGACCGGCATGCCGTTGTGGGAGTACGCGTTGAAAAGCGTCAATTTCTCCAGCGTCGGACAGTGTTTAGCTTACGAATTCGTATTCCAATTCGCGTTTTCGTGGAGCACGACTTTAATCGTGATTATTACCGCAGAAAGAGTCCTCGTTGTCGTTTTCCCGTTCACATCGCGGGTTATATGCACAGTTAAGTGTTCTCGCCGTGTCATGTTAGCCATGCTCGTTCCCAATACTCTAGCCGCCAGTCACATGTTTTTCGGAATGCGTTTTTCCGAGCAGTTGAAATGCCACTATTACAGTTTCAACTTCCAGAGGCAGCTTTATTTTTACATAGTCACCTTTTCCTACGCCGTTCCGTGCGTCCTTCTGATTGTTAGCAATATGGTAATCGTGATTTTCATGCGGCGAGGTTTAAAAGTCGGGGAGACCGGGCGAAAGACGGCTAAAGCCCGCCGTACAACTATAATGCTGATAACAGTATCTCTGGCTTTCGTGGTTACCACATTGCCCAACACAATCACGTCTTTTCTTCCGATTCCCAAACATATTGTAGATTATTTCTATACGATGTTCACGGTGATAACGTCGTTGAATTACTCGTTAAATTTCTATATCTATCTATTACTGGGGTCTGAAGTCCGCATGTTCGTACTGGAGAAGATTACATGCAGAACGGACGCAAAATTTGCTAGGTAAAATTGGAGACAAAATTACCCGACAATTTTTACCCAATTTTCTTCAACTAACACTTTAAAATGAAGGGAAATTTGTGTTTATGGTTCATTGATTTTAGTAGAAGTTTTTTGGAAATTCTTTTCAAATAGACGAAAATTATCTAAAATCAATTGTGCAAATTTTTATCGCGTAGAAGTTCGAGAAATATGACATAGTCTACTCGGCCTGCATCCATTCGAACCACCCTCCTGGAAACCATTGTTCACAAGATTGGCCACAGAATTCGACAAAAACTTAATTGTTCTTGGCCTAACAAAGACCATGAAATCCAAATTATGTACTGGAAATACCCAAGAGGAGAGTATTAGAGAAGGTTTTTTGAAGCAAGATTTGCTTGTTTGGCATTGAATGGATTCGAATGGCTTATGTATTATTCTCATCTTTTTGAggtcattatcattattaggtagttttcttttcaaaatttgtatcCACTTCttatcttattttattttactgAGGAATTCCTTATTATTCGGTGTATCCCTTTCGCGTAACGAATTTAACATATTGCCCAGGCTTTATAATCTCTCTCGTTATTAGATGTCCCCTTCATTCCGTAGTGCGACTTCTTTAGTTGGCATACGTGTGTTGTTTTTCTGCCAGTGGAGGTCGGTGAAATTACTagacaaaaacccacaataaaaagaaaaatatctggtagcttaacgtttcaactcaattctatgagccattttcaaaacagtttttgaaaatggctcatagaattgagttgaaacgttaagctaccagatagtttttctttttattgtagGTTTTTGTCTACTATTGATATTGGACAGCCatttgtctatggaaaccagTCGGTGAAATTCATTGGGCCGCTGTTCATATAAATGGTAACGGCTCTTACATAGAGAAGGAATCCACAAGACAGTGGAGAAAACGACATGATACGGATGGTACCTTTAATTGACTTACAATGTATAATCTCTATTGTATGTTTACCTAATATATATAGCTTATAAAAATGCTGAATATTGCTTAACAAGAAGATTATTTAGCTTTTGTTTGAgaactttttcatttattcatatctCTATCcgatttattcattttgtcCTAGTACGTATTCGATTCAGAATTAGTTGAACTGTGTGCTTGAAAACGTGGAATGTTTAAGTCTATGCATGTATCTCAATGAAATATGGAGTTTCTATTCGGaaatgtaattttgaagaaagaTAGAACGAAAAGTCCATTACTGTCCAACATTGTCGTTTCACgtgttttgaaatgataaaaatgtcgGAAAAATGGGATTTCTGAAAATCCATAATCAAAGGGCCTGTGAAATATGATAACATTCGCGTCACTAATAGTTCTTTGAAAAGAGAAAAATCGCCCAAAACTAAAGGACTATCGTGCTAAACAAAATCGCAACTGGCAACTGCAAATGGTTTATTCCGGACAACTTCGGCCGTTTACATAAATTACGTGTATTTATTGGAAGAAATAATATTTCCGCTCTTATACTAATGCTGGCCGTTAAAAAGCAATGTTGATTCTCGAATCTATAAACGTCAGTCACCGACACGAATGATAGAAATTCATCTCCTTTTTC from Tubulanus polymorphus chromosome 11, tnTubPoly1.2, whole genome shotgun sequence encodes:
- the LOC141912850 gene encoding uncharacterized protein LOC141912850; translation: SVGPDNIPGFEKVQQLADYLVDLRQCPVLTNVQARKIVSLWNNLDPYDKKSTKFSPRHKTKLTQGRFKVSKTNVLPGVESTRRCFIGENGSPAQWPDCNRYVEALISRLCDLHPGMTRTKSGTTQRWTLVMKTYRSIRDKVMSNGLVVNGCNIQLVEINNTTLSQWYNKRSKRKETVVLQQGITLPTPPLTTDTIRDAVLRQAIPIPPPTAQHFQFNNPENDAGKAKTRDSGVNILPKQPPLPLHLPVTIVPAGPCTMTPVIQSVLSVPSTTQWYRKRQLHKAESGESVKKYHDTNVFASGSDIHHLALTVSSELDKLATWFYANKLSLNLLKTHCMVDPKLTCHYGCVCVRACVRAYA
- the LOC141912923 gene encoding uncharacterized protein LOC141912923, yielding MVIVNFTFAQPIGHSYHTYFALKSIIHLSGSNRTVALITFPIVLILGTFGNTAGFLVMSSRRFRRFSYANYLMVLSLADLLQCISLTGMPLWEYALKSVNFSSVGQCLAYEFVFQFAFSWSTTLIVIITAERVLVVVFPFTSRVICTVKCSRRVMLAMLVPNTLAASHMFFGMRFSEQLKCHYYSFNFQRQLYFYIVTFSYAVPCVLLIVSNMVIVIFMRRGLKVGETGRKTAKARRTTIMLITVSLAFVVTTLPNTITSFLPIPKHIVDYFYTMFTVITSLNYSLNFYIYLLLGSEVRMFVLEKITCRTDAKFAR